From the Gasterosteus aculeatus chromosome 13, fGasAcu3.hap1.1, whole genome shotgun sequence genome, one window contains:
- the LOC120830758 gene encoding ras GTPase-activating protein 1 isoform X2: protein MQQRANSAWYHGKLDRTIAEERLRQARNPGSYLIRESDRRPGSFVLSFLSVTNGVNHFRIIAMCGDYYIGGRRFSSLSDLIGYYSYVSCLLKEEKLLSPVAPPEPVEDRRRVRAILPYTKVPDTDEISFLKGDMFIVHNELDDGWMWVTNVRTEEQGLIVEDLVEEVGREEDPHEGKAWYHGKITKQEAYNLLMTVGQVCSFLVRPSDNTPGDYSLFFRTNENIQRFKISPTPNNQYMMGGRYYNSVDDIIDHYKKEQIVEGYNLKEPVSVQHQEQVLSDTVDGREIYNTIRRKTKDAFYKNIVKKGYLQFNKGKGKRWKNLYFILEGNDAQLIYFESEKRATKPKGLIDLSVCSVYGVHDSLFGRPHCFQVVVQHFSEEQYIFYFAGESPEQAQDWMKCLHTFCSNLRKTTQPTSNKRLRQVSSLVLYVEEAHKLPVKYFNSPYCNIYLNSVQVAKTHPREGQNPVFTEEFIFDDLSSEINRFEISLSNKTKKSKESDILFMRCQLNRLQKGQMIDEWFPLSSHVPLKGIEPGSLRVRARYSMEKIMPEEEYSEFKEMILQKEFHVIYALAHVCGQDRTLLASLLLRIFRHEKAEAPLLRTLNDREINVEDEATTLFRATTLASTLMEQYMKATATPFVHHALKDTILKIMESKQSCELNPSKLEKNEDVNLNLAHLLNILSELVEKIFMAAEILPPTLRFIYGCLQKSVQEKWPTNTTMRTRVVSGFVFLRLICPAILNPRLFNIIADPPSSAAGRTLTLVAKSVQNLANLVEFGAKEPYMEGVNPFIKNNKHRMIMFLDELGNVPDLPEATEHFRTDLSRDLAALHEVCATHSGELRTLSNERGAQQHVLKKLLAITELLQQKQTQYAMSNSNRTECTIMSLAAAIQVM from the exons ATGCAGCAAAGAGCAAACTCGGC GTGGTACCATGGCAAGCTAGACCGAACCATCGCTGAGGAGCGGCTGCGGCAGGCCCGGAACCCCGGCAGCTACCTCATCAGGGAGAGCGACCGCCGGCCCGGTTCCTTTGTCCTGTCTTTCCTCAGCGTGACCAATGGGGTCAACCATTTCAG GATAATCGCCATGTGTGGGGACTACTACATTGGTGGGCGACGGTTCTCTTCTCTGTCGGACCTGATCGGTTACTACAGCTATGTGTCTTGCCTGCTAAAAGAAGAGAAACTGCTCTCGCCAGTGGCGCCCCCCGAG CctgtggaggacaggaggagagtCCGAGCCATACTTCCATACACCAAAGTGCCAGATACGGACGAGATCAG CTTTCTGAAAGGGGACATGTTTATTGTTCACAATGAACTGGATGATGGCTGGATGTGGGTGACCAATGTTCGCACAGAAGAGCAGGGCCTCATTGTGGAGGATCTAGTGGAGGAGGTG GGACGGGAGGAGGATCCACATGAGGGAAAAGC CTGGTATCATGGAAAGATCACCAAGCAAGAGGCCTACAACCTGCTGATGACAG TTGGACAGGTGTGCAGTTTCCTCGTCCGACCATCGGACAACACACCTGGCGACTACTCCCTCTTTTTTCGCACCAATGAAAACATCCAAAGGTTTAAGATCTCCCCCACTCCCAACAATCAGTACATGATGGGGGGTAGGTACTACAACAG tgttgatgacatcatcgaCCATTACAAGAAAGAACAGATTGTTGAGGGCTACAACCTGAAAGAGCCAGTGTCAGTGCAG CACCAGGAACAAGTTCTTAGCGACACAGTAGATGGGAGAGAAATTTATAACACTATCagacggaaaacaaaagacgCTTTCTACAAAAACATCGTGAAGAAAGGCTACCTCCAGTTCAACAAAG GAAAAGGCAAAAGATGGAAGAACCTTTACTTTATCCTGGAGGGTAACGACGCCCAGCTCATCTACTTTGAGAGCGAAAAGAGAGCCACCAAACCCAAAGGGCTCATCGACCTAAGCGTGTGCTCTGTGTACGGTGTGCATGACAGTCTTTTTGGCAG GCCTCACTGTTTCCAGGTGGTTGTGCAGCACTTTAGTGAGGAACAGTACATATTCTACTTTGCAGGGGAGTCTCCAGAGCAAGCACAG GATTGGATGAAATGCCTTCACACTTTCTGCAGTAACTTGAGGAAAACTACTCAGCCGACTTCCAACAAAAGGCTTCGACAG GTGAGCAGCCTGGTGCTGTATGTGGAGGAGGCCCACAAGCTGCCAGTGAAGTATTTTAACAGCCCCTACTGTAACATCTACCTGAACAGCGTCCAGGTGGCTAAAACGCACCCCAGGGAGGGGCAGAACCCCGTCTTCACCGAAGAGTTCATCTTTGA TGATCTGTCGAGTGAAATAAACCGATTTGAAATCAGCctgagcaacaaaacaaaaaagagcaaagaaaGTGACATCT tgTTCATGCGTTGCCAGCTGAACCGTCTGCAGAAGGGCCAGATGATCGATGAGTGGTTCCCTCTCAGTTCTCACGTGCCTCTGAAGGGCATCGAGCCCGGCTCTCTACGCGTACGTGCCCGCTACTCCATGGAGAAGATCATGCCTGAAGAGGAGTACAGCGAGTTCAAAGAG ATGATCTTGCAGAAAGAGTTCCATGTCATCTACGCTCTGGCCCACGTGTGTGGTCAGGACCGCACTTTACTGGCAAGCCTCCTCCTGCGGATCTTTAGACATGAGAAGGCTGAAGCCCCTCTCCTCAGGACACTCAACGACAGAGAGATCAACGTGGAAG ACGAAGCCACGACATTATTCCGAGCGACCACGCTGGCCAGCACCCTGATGGAGCAGTACATGAAGGCCACGGCCACGCCCTTTGTCCACCACGCTCTCAAAGACACCATCCTCAAGATCATGGAGAGCAAGCAGTCGTGCGAG CTGAACCCTTcaaaactggaaaaaaatgAGGATGTGAACCTGAACCTGGCTCATCTCCTCAACATCCTGTCTGAACTGGTGGAGAAGATCTTCATGGCTGCTGAGATTCTCCCACC GACTTTGAGGTTCATCTATGGCTGTCTGCAGAAGTCTGTGCAGGAGAAATGGCCAACTAACACCACCATGAGGACGAGAGTCGTAAG TGGCTTTGTCTTTCTAAGGCTGATCTGTCCCGCCATCCTCAACCCCAGACTGTTCAACATCATAGCCG ACCCTCCATCCTCAGCAGCAGGCAGGACCCTCACACTGGTGGCCAAGTCTGTCCAGAACTTGGCCAACCTGGTGGAGTTCGGTGCTAAG GAACCTTATATGGAGGGTGTGAACCCTttcatcaaaaacaacaaacaccggATGATCATGTTTCTGGATGAGTTGGGG AACGTCCCTGACCTCCCTGAAGCCACAGAGCACTTTAGGACGGATCTCTCCAGGGACCTGGCGGCGCTGCACGAGGTCTGTGCCACGCACTCGGGCGAGCTCCGGACGCTGAGCAACGAGAGGGGAGCCCAGCAG caCGTGTTGAAAAAGCTGCTGGCCATCActgagctcctccagcagaaGCAGACTCAGTATGCCATGTCCAACAGCAACAG